The Bryobacteraceae bacterium genome includes a window with the following:
- a CDS encoding glucokinase: MGKTKPPVVLALDLGGTKLAAALVDETGRVLAERHAPVIRDDWPATIRQIEEEAAACLASAGAAWSGVCSAGIIVPGIAGPDGNVWAPNLWGDRDVPLGSALGERLPVPVVLDNDRSGYVLGEQWLGAARDCQDAVFVAVGTGIGVGALVAGRVLRGCAGIAGAAGWMALTTGRKPEYSQHGCWEWEAAGPALARKSGLATAEDAVAAARRGDPSAVEAVRDVARWLGLGVANLISVLNPEIVILGGGLMAAGDLFLDPIRQTVLQVAQPRAARMARIVLSQLGSRAGLLGAARLASSRDIVL; the protein is encoded by the coding sequence GTGGGGAAGACCAAACCGCCAGTGGTCCTGGCCCTGGATCTCGGCGGAACCAAGCTGGCCGCCGCTTTGGTGGATGAAACGGGCCGCGTGCTGGCCGAACGCCACGCTCCCGTCATCAGAGACGACTGGCCAGCCACCATCCGGCAGATCGAAGAAGAAGCCGCCGCCTGTCTGGCTTCGGCAGGCGCCGCGTGGAGCGGGGTCTGCAGCGCCGGCATCATTGTTCCCGGCATCGCCGGACCGGACGGCAATGTCTGGGCGCCGAATCTGTGGGGCGACCGCGATGTCCCTCTCGGGTCCGCCCTCGGCGAGCGGTTGCCGGTTCCCGTTGTCCTCGACAATGACCGTTCCGGGTATGTCCTCGGCGAACAGTGGCTGGGCGCTGCACGGGACTGTCAGGATGCCGTCTTCGTGGCCGTGGGCACGGGCATCGGAGTGGGCGCGCTGGTGGCCGGGCGCGTCCTGCGCGGCTGCGCGGGCATCGCCGGCGCCGCGGGCTGGATGGCGCTGACAACCGGCAGAAAGCCCGAATATTCGCAGCACGGCTGCTGGGAGTGGGAAGCTGCCGGGCCCGCGCTGGCCCGCAAGTCCGGCCTTGCCACCGCAGAAGACGCCGTGGCCGCCGCCCGCCGCGGGGATCCGTCCGCCGTGGAAGCCGTGCGTGATGTGGCCCGCTGGCTGGGCCTGGGCGTGGCCAATCTGATCAGCGTGCTTAACCCTGAAATCGTCATCCTCGGCGGCGGCCTCATGGCGGCCGGAGATCTGTTCCTGGATCCGATCCGCCAGACTGTCCTGCAGGTGGCCCAGCCCCGTGCAGCGCGCATGGCGCGGATTGTCCTTTCGCAGCTCGGGTCGCGCGCCGGCCTGCTCGGGGCCGCCCGGCTGGCCTCGAGCCGCGATATCGTTCTCTAG
- a CDS encoding UPF0309 protein: MSALAYYEKIRGLLDRIHQTQQSAIEQASGILCDVIAAGRRVYLFGSGHSVIPVMDVFPRYGSFVGFYPLYDPRLMWWNVVGPGGARELLWLERREGYAEVFLKSYPLQEGDAMIVFSHGGLNAAPVEAALIARQKGLSVITVSSHANRAAARPTHSSGKALADLATVAIDNCVEPEDAQVDVGRPEKVAAASTMAAVFIAMSLVAETGARLAARGFPLQTFVSPNVPGIEPGHNERVFEAFAQWMRP, translated from the coding sequence ATGTCCGCTCTTGCTTATTACGAAAAGATCCGCGGTCTGCTGGACCGCATTCACCAGACCCAGCAGTCTGCCATCGAGCAGGCTTCGGGCATCCTGTGCGATGTGATCGCCGCCGGACGGCGCGTCTATCTGTTCGGCAGCGGCCACTCGGTGATCCCCGTCATGGACGTGTTTCCCCGTTACGGAAGCTTCGTGGGCTTCTATCCGCTGTACGATCCGCGCCTGATGTGGTGGAACGTCGTCGGTCCGGGCGGCGCCCGCGAGCTGCTGTGGCTGGAACGCCGCGAAGGCTATGCCGAAGTGTTCCTGAAAAGCTATCCGCTCCAGGAAGGCGATGCCATGATCGTCTTTTCCCACGGCGGCCTGAACGCCGCGCCCGTGGAAGCGGCGCTGATCGCGCGCCAGAAGGGTCTGAGCGTCATCACCGTCTCCTCGCACGCCAATCGCGCCGCCGCGCGCCCGACGCACTCCAGCGGCAAGGCGCTGGCCGACCTGGCCACGGTGGCCATCGACAACTGCGTCGAGCCGGAAGATGCGCAGGTCGATGTCGGGCGGCCGGAGAAAGTCGCCGCGGCATCCACCATGGCCGCCGTGTTCATCGCAATGTCGCTGGTGGCGGAGACCGGCGCGCGGCTCGCCGCACGCGGCTTTCCGCTTCAAACATTTGTTTCCCCCAATGTTCCGGGCATCGAACCCGGCCATAACGAGCGCGTCTTCGAGGCCTTTGCGCAATGGATGCGGCCCTAG